The Malus domestica chromosome 10, GDT2T_hap1 genome contains a region encoding:
- the LOC103445800 gene encoding protein WHAT'S THIS FACTOR 1 homolog, chloroplastic, whose translation MHRRTTLPRFHQLPKTSHLCETDAYASPSPIPCQRLGSMWVPVKHKSSGGRRPKKKVYHRVHELDKVMDLQKKPALILQLKSIIQSQKHQALLLRDLEKEVGFVQKWNFMAVIEKYPAIFSVGGGNRTPPFVALTEKAEKVAGEEASAKDLLEPMLVKNLRKLLMLSVDCRVPLENIEFIESEMGLPNDFKKSLIPKYPEFFSVKDVYEKDFLHLENWDSSLAVTAREETLANEGISAAYGLGKKVRISKDGNFLGPHAFQMNFPAGFRPNTSYLEQLERWQKMEFPSPYLNARRFDIADPKSRKRVVAVLHELLSLTMQKRMTSAQLEAFHSEYFLPSKLLLCLIKHPGIFYITNKGARSTVFLKEAYDGLNLINKCPLLSFYDKFVALSGRRETNPCNVMHSS comes from the coding sequence ATGCATAGGAGAACCACGTTACCGCGCTTTCACCAGCTTCCCAAAACCTCTCATCTGTGCGAAACGGACGCATACGCATCCCCTTCTCCAATCCCATGTCAGAGATTAGGTTCTATGTGGGTCCCGGTGAAGCACAAATCCAGCGGAGGAAGAAGACCCAAGAAGAAGGTATACCACAGAGTCCACGAACTCGACAAAGTCATGGACTTGCAGAAAAAGCCCGCCTTGATTTTACAGCTGAAATCAATTATTCAGTCGCAGAAACACCAGGCTCTCCTTCTCAGGGACCTCGAGAAAGAAGTTGGGTTTGTTCAGAAGTGGAACTTCATGGCCGTCATAGAAAAATACCCTGCAATATTCTCTGTCGGCGGCGGCAACAGAACGCCCCCTTTTGTTGCACTCACTGAGAAAGCTGAGAAAGTTGCTGGTGAAGAAGCTTCAGCCAAGGATCTGCTGGAACCCATGTTGGTTAAAAACTTGAGGAAGTTGTTGATGTTGTCAGTTGATTGCCGCGTTCCACTCGAAAACATTGAATTCATCGAATCCGAAATGggtttgccgaatgatttcaagAAATCATTGATTCCGAAGTACCCTGAATTCTTTTCGGTTAAGGATGTCTATGAAAAAGATTTTCTGCATTTAGAGAATTGGGATTCTTCACTAGCAGTCACGGCTCGTGAGGAAACTTTAGCCAATGAAGGAATTTCTGCGGCTTATGGATTGGGGAAGAAGGTTAGGATATCCAAAGATGGTAATTTTCTAGGTCCACATGCGTTTCAAATGAATTTTCCTGCTGGTTTTAGGCCAAACACTAGTTATCTTGAGCAACTTGAAAGGTGGCAGAAAATGGAATTCCCTTCTCCATATTTGAATGCCAGGAGATTTGACATTGCTGATCCCAAATCGAGGAAGCGGGTGGTGGCGGTGCTTCATGAGCTACTCAGCTTGACAATGCAGAAGAGGATGACATCTGCTCAACTGGAAGCATTTCATTCAGAGTATTTCTTACCCTCTAAATTGCTCCTTTGTCTGATAAAGCATCCTGGTATCTTTTACATAACTAATAAAGGTGCAAGGAGCACTGTTTTTCTTAAAGAAGCTTATgatggattgaatttgataaACAAATGTCCCCTGTTGTCATTTTATGATAAATTCGTCGCGCTTAGCGGTAGGAGAGAGACCAATCCATGTAACGTTATGCATTCTTCATAG
- the LOC103445798 gene encoding DNA polymerase zeta processivity subunit, with the protein MERKDSQSPQGEIARILVEFLEVAITSVVFLKGIYPPGTFERRKYMNLVVHRARHLELRDYIHSAVSGLLPFIQKGLVERVAVIFFNGDNIPVERFMFKLNVNQSYGSRVEESDLEFSLRSFFIKLPISEPLTKALPQNCRWEITAYFRSLPQACTSKDAESWIPTDTKQWQQPPLITPIKSMSSQPLSVQLYLEHPSLSEPRA; encoded by the exons ATGGAGCGCAAAGACAGTCAGTCTCCTCAAG GTGAGATAGCTCGGATTCTGGTAGAATTCCTGGAGGTTGCAATCACTTCAGTCGTTTTCCTCAAAGGAATTTACCCTCCAG GTACTTTTGAAAgaaggaaatatatgaatttggTGGTTCATAGAGCTCGTCACCTTGAACTCAGAGATTACATCCATTCCGCTGTCTCGGGACTTCTTCCTTTTATCCAAAAG GGTCTCGTGGAGAGAGTAGCTGTTATTTTCTTTAACGGTGACAACATCCCTGTGGAAAGATTTATGTTTAAGCTCAATGTGAATCAATCGTATGGCTCGAGGGTGGAAGAATCTGACCTGGAGTTCTCACTAAGGTCATTTTTTATCAAGCTTCCTATCTCAGAACCCCTTACCAAGGCTCTTCCCCAGA ATTGCAGGTGGGAGATAACTGCTTACTTTCGATCACTCCCTCAGGCTTGTACAAGTAAGGATGCAGAGTCGTGGATTCCAACAGATACAAAGCAGTGGCAACAACCTCCGTTAATAACCCCTATTAAGTCAATGAGTAGCCAACCTCTATCTGTGCAGTTATATTTGGAACATCCAAGTTTATCTGAACCAAGGGCTTGA
- the LOC103445797 gene encoding elongation factor 2, which produces MVKFTAEELRRIMDYKHNIRNMSVIAHVDHGKSTLTDSLVAAAGIIAQEVAGDVRMTDTRADEAERGITIKSTGISLYYEMTDESLQRYKGERNGNEYLINLIDSPGHVDFSSEVTAALRITDGALVVVDCIEGVCVQTETVLRQALGERIRPVLTVNKMDRCFLELQVDGEEAYQTFQRVIENANVIMATYEDPLLGDVQVYPEKGTVAFSAGLHGWAFTLTNFAKMYASKFGVDESKMMERLWGENFFDPATKKWTSKSTGTATCKRGFVQFCYEPIKQIINTCMNDQKDKLWPMLTKLGVTMKSDEKDLMGKALMKRVMQTWLPASTALLEMMIFHLPSPSTAQKYRVENLYEGPLDDQYANAIRNCDPDGPLMLYVSKMIPASDKGRFFAFGRVFAGRVQTGLKVRIMGPNFVPGEKKDLYVKNVQRTVIWMGKRQETVEDVPCGNTVALVGLDQFITKNATLTNEKEVDAHPIRAMKFSVSPVVRVAVQCKVASDLPKLVEGLKRLAKSDPMVVCSIEESGEHIIAGAGELHLEICLKDLQDDFMGGAEIIKSDPVVSFRETVLDKSCRTVMSKSPNKHNRLYMEARPLEEGLPEAIDEGRIGPRDDPKIRSKILAEEFGWDKDLAKKIWCFGPETTGPNMVVDMCKGVQYLNEIKDSVVAGFQWASKEGALAEENMRGICFEVCDVVLHADAIHRGGGQVIPTARRVIYASQLTAKPRLLEPVYLVEIQAPEGALGGIYSVLNQKRGHVFEEMQRPGTPLYNIKAYLPVVESFGFSGQLRAATSGQAFPQCVFDHWEMMSSDPLEAGSQAATLVTDIRKRKGLKEQMTPLSEFEDKL; this is translated from the exons ATG GTGAAGTTTACAGCAGAAGAACTCCGTAGGATTATGGACTACAAGCACAACATTCGCAATATGTCTGTTATTGCTCATGTTGATCACG GGAAGTCAACTCTTACAGACTCGCTTGTTGCTGCTGCGGGTATCATTGCACAAGAAGTTGCTGGTGATGTTCGGATGACTGATACTCGCGCAGATGAGGCAGAGCGTGGTATCACAATTAAATCTACCGGTATCTCTCTGTACTATGAGATGACTGATGAGTCTTTGCAGAGGTACAAGGGAGAGAGGAACGGAAATGAGTACCTCATCAATCTCATTGATTCCCCCGGGCACGTTGACTTTTCATCTGAAGTCACAGCTGCTCTGCGTATTACTGATGGAGCACTTGTGGTGGTGGATTGTATTGAGGGTGTGTGTGTCCAGACTGAGACTGTGCTCCGTCAAGCATTGGGAGAGAGGATCAGGCCTGTTTTGACCGTTAACAAGATGGACAGATGCTTCCTTGAGCTCCAGGTTGATGGAGAGGAAGCTTACCAGACATTCCAAAGGGTTATTGAGAATGCTAATGTCATTATGGCTACATATGAAGATCCACTTCTTGGTGATGTCCAAGTGTACCCAGAGAAAGGAACAGTCGCCTTCTCAGCTGGTTTGCACGGTTGGGCTTTCACTCTGACCAACTTCGCTAAGATGTATGCTTCCAAGTTTGGAGTTGATGAGTCAAAGATGATGGAAAGGCTCTGGGGTGAGAACTTTTTTGACCCAGCTACGAAGAAATGGACCAGCAAGAGCACCGGCACTGCTACCTGCAAGCGTGGTTTTGTTCAGTTCTGTTACGAACCCATCAAGCAGATCATCAACACCTGCATGAATGATCAGAAGGATAAGTTGTGGCCCATGTTGACAAAGCTTGGTGTCACCATGAAGAGTGATGAGAAGGACCTGATGGGGAAGGCTCTGATGAAGCGTGTTATGCAGACCTGGTTACCAGCTAGCACTGCTTTATTGGAAATGATGATTTTTCACCTTCCATCTCCGTCAACAGCTCAAAAGTACCGTGTTGAGAATTTGTACGAGGGTCCTCTTGATGATCAATATGCCAATGCCATCAGGAACTGTGACCCCGATGGACCTCTTATGCTCTATGTGTCCAAGATGATTCCCGCTTCTGATAAGGGTAGATTCTTTGCCTTTGGCCGTGTCTTTGCTGGTAGAGTTCAGACAGGATTGAAGGTTAGAATCATGGGTCCAAATTTTGTTCCCGGAGAGAAGAAGGATTTGTACGTTAAGAACGTACAGAGGACTGTTATTTGGATGGGAAAGAGACAAGAAACTGTTGAGGATGTTCCTTGCGGTAACACTGTGGCATTGGTCGGTCTGGATCAGTTTATTACCAAGAATGCAACTTTAACTAATGAGAAGGAAGTGGATGCTCACCCTATCCGTGCTATGAAGTTCTCCGTTTCACCTGTCGTGCGTGTTGCTGTCCAGTGCAAGGTTGCATCTGACCTTCCCAAACTTGTTGAAGGTCTCAAACGTTTGGCCAAGTCTGATCCTATGGTTGTCTGCTCCATTGAGGAGTCTGGAGAGCACATTATTGCTGGTGCTGGTGAACTGCATCTTGAGATCTGTTTGAAGGATCTACAAGATGATTTTATGGGTGGTGCTGAGATTATAAAGTCTGACCCCGTTGTGTCCTTCCGTGAGACTGTCCTTGATAAGTCCTGCCGTACAGTGATGAGTAAGTCTCCAAACAAGCATAACCGTCTGTACATGGAAGCAAGGCCCCTTGAGGAAGGTCTTCCTGAGGCTATTGATGAAGGTCGCATTGGCCCAAGAGATGATCCCAAGATTCGTTCCAAGATCTTGGCTGAGGAGTTTGGTTGGGACAAGGATCTTGCTAAGAAAATCTGGTGTTTTGGTCCCGAGACCACCGGTCCCAACATGGTGGTCGACATGTGTAAGGGAGTTCAGTACCTTAATGAAATCAAGGATTCGGTTGTTGCTGGGTTCCAGTGGGCCTCAAAGGAAGGTGCATTGGCAGAAGAAAACATGAGAGGTATTTGCTTTGAAGTCTGTGATGTGGTTCTTCACGCTGATGCTATCCACAGAGGGGGAGGTCAGGTCATTCCAACTGCTCGGAGGGTCATCTATGCCTCTCAGCTCACAGCCAAGCCAAGGCTTCTCGAACCAGTGTATCTCGTTGAAATTCAAGCTCCAGAGGGGGCACTTGGCGGTATCTACAGTGTTCTGAATCAGAAACGTGGGCATGTGTTTGAGGAGATGCAGAGGCCAGGAACTCCACTTTACAACATCAAGGCATACCTCCCCGTCGTTGAGTCCTTTGGATTCTCTGGTCAACTGAGGGCTGCAACTTCCGGGCAGGCCTTCCCACAATGCGTGTTTGATCATTGGGAGATGATGTCGTCTGATCCATTGGAAGCTGGATCCCAGGCTGCAACACTTGTCACCGACATCCGTAAGAGGAAGGGTTTGAAGGAGCAGATGACCCCGCTCTCTGAGTTCGAGGACAAGCTATAA
- the LOC103412269 gene encoding elongation factor 2 isoform X2, which translates to MVKFTAEELRRIMDYKHNIRNMSVIAHVDHGKSTLTDSLVAAAGIIAQEVAGDVRMTDTRADEAERGITIKSTGISLYYEMTDESLQRFKGERNGNEYLINLIDSPGHVDFSSEVTAALRITDGALVVVDCIEGVCVQTETVLRQALGERIRPVLTVNKMDRCFLELQVDGEEAYQTFQRVIENANVIMATYEDPLLGDVQVYPEKGTVAFSAGLHGWAFTLTNFAKMYASKFGVDESKMMERLWGENYFDPATKKWTSKNTGTATCKRGFVQFCYEPIKQIINTCMNDQKDKLWPMLTKLGVTMKSDEKDLMGKALMKRVMQTWLPASTALLEMMIFHLPSPSTAQRYRVENLYEGPLDDQYANAIRNCDPEGPLMLYVSKMIPASDKGRFFAFGRVFAGKVQTGLKVRIMGPNFVPGEKKDLYVKNVQRTVIWMGKRQETVEDVPCGNTVALVGLDQFITKNATLTNEKEVDAHPIRAMKFSVSPVVRVAVQCKVASDLPKLVEGLKRLAKSDPMVVCSIEESGEHIIAGAGELHLEICLKDLQDDFMGGAEIIKSDPVVSFRETVLDKSCRTVMSKSPNKHNRLYMEARPLEEGLPEAIDEGRIGPRDDPKIRSKILAEEFGWDKDLAKKIWCFGPETTGPNMVVDMCKGVQYLNEIKDSVVAGFQWASKEGALAEENMRGICFEVCDVVLHADAIHRGGGQVIPTARRVIYASQLTAKPRLLEPVYLVEIQAPEGALGGIYSVLNQKRGHVFEEMQRPGTPLYNIKAYLPVVESFGFSGQLRAATSGQAFPQCVFDHWEMMSSDPLEAGSQAAALVTDIRKRKGLKEQMTPLSEFEDKL; encoded by the exons ATG GTGAAGTTCACAGCAGAGGAGCTCCGTAGGATTATGGACTACAAACATAACATCCGTAATATGTCTGTTATTGCGCACGTCGACCATG GGAAGTCAACCCTTACAGACTCTCTTGTTGCTGCTGCTGGTATCATTGCACAAGAAGTCGCCGGTGATGTCCGTATGACGGATACCCGTGCCGATGAAGCTGAGCGTGGTATCACAATTAAATCTACCGGTATCTCTCTGTACTATGAGATGACTGATGAGTCTTTGCAGAGGTTCAAGGGAGAGAGAAACGGAAATGAGTACCTCATCAATCTCATTGATTCCCCTGGGCACGTTGACTTTTCATCTGAGGTCACAGCTGCTCTGCGTATTACTGATGGTGCACTTGTGGTGGTGGATTGTATTGAGGGTGTGTGTGTCCAGACTGAGACTGTGCTCCGTCAAGCCTTGGGAGAGAGGATCAGGCCTGTTTTGACCGTTAACAAGATGGACAGGTGCTTCCTCGAGCTCCAGGTTGATGGAGAGGAGGCTTACCAGACATTCCAAAGGGTTATTGAGAATGCCAATGTCATTATGGCTACATATGAAGATCCACTTCTTGGTGATGTTCAGGTCTACCCAGAGAAAGGAACAGTCGCCTTCTCAGCTGGTTTGCACGGTTGGGCTTTCACTCTGACCAACTTCGCTAAGATGTATGCTTCCAAGTTTGGAGTTGATGAGTCAAAGATGATGGAAAGGCTCTGGGGTGAGAACTATTTTGACCCAGCTACGAAGAAATGGACCAGCAAGAACACCGGAACTGCAACCTGCAAGCGTGGTTTCGTTCAGTTCTGTTATGAGCCCATCAAGCAGATCATCAACACGTGCATGAATGATCAGAAGGATAAGTTGTGGCCCATGTTGACAAAGCTTGGTGTCACCATGAAGAGTGATGAGAAGGACCTGATGGGGAAGGCATTGATGAAGCGTGTTATGCAGACCTGGCTACCAGCTAGCACTGCTCTATTGGAAATGATGATCTTTCACCTTCCATCTCCTTCCACGGCTCAAAGGTACCGTGTTGAGAATTTGTATGAGGGTCCCCTTGATGATCAATATGCTAATGCCATCAGGAACTGTGACCCCGAAGGACCTCTTATGCTCTATGTGTCTAAGATGATTCCCGCTTCTGATAAGGGTAGATTCTTTGCCTTTGGCCGTGTCTTTGCTGGTAAAGTTCAGAcaggtttgaaggttagaatcATGGGTCCAAATTTTGTTCCTGGAGAGAAGAAGGATTTGTATGTCAAGAATGTACAGAGGACTGTTATTTGGATGGGAAAGAGACAAGAAACTGTTGAGGATGTTCCTTGCGGTAACACTGTTGCCTTGGTCGGTTTGGATCAGTTTATCACCAAGAATGCTACTTTAACAAATGAGAAGGAAGTGGATGCTCACCCTATTCGTGCTATGAAGTTCTCAGTTTCACCCGTCGTGCGTGTTGCTGTCCAGTGCAAGGTTGCATCTGACCTTCCCAAACTTGTTGAAGGTCTCAAGCGTTTGGCCAAGTCTGATCCTATGGTTGTCTGCTCCATTGAGGAGTCGGGAGAGCACATTATTGCTGGTGCTGGTGAACTGCATCTTGAGATCTGTTTGAAGGATCTGCAAGATGATTTTATGGGTGGTGCTGAGATTATAAAGTCTGACCCTGTTGTGTCCTTCCGTGAGACTGTCCTTGATAAGTCCTGCCGTACAGTGATGAGCAAGTCTCCAAACAAGCATAACCGTCTGTACATGGAAGCAAGGCCCCTTGAGGAAGGGCTTCCTGAGGCTATTGATGAAGGTCGCATTGGCCCAAGAGATGATCCCAAGATTCGTTCCAAGATCTTGGCTGAGGAGTTTGGTTGGGACAAGGATCTTGCTAAGAAAATCTGGTGTTTTGGTCCCGAGACCACTGGTCCTAACATGGTGGTCGACATGTGTAAGGGAGTCCAGTACCTTAATGAAATCAAGGATTCAGTTGTTGCTGGGTTCCAGTGGGCCTCAAAGGAAGGTGCATTGGCAGAAGAAAACATGAGAGGTATTTGCTTTGAAGTTTGTGATGTGGTTCTTCACGCTGATGCCATCCACAGAGGGGGAGGTCAGGTCATTCCAACTGCTCGGAGGGTCATCTATGCCTCTCAGCTCACAGCCAAGCCAAGGCTTCTCGAACCAGTGTATCTTGTTGAAATTCAAGCTCCAGAGGGGGCTCTTGGAGGTATATACAGTGTTCTGAATCAGAAACGTGGACACGTGTTTGAGGAGATGCAGAGGCCGGGAACTCCACTTTACAACATCAAGGCATACCTCCCCGTTGTCGAGTCCTTTGGATTCTCTGGTCAACTGAGGGCTGCAACTTCTGGACAGGCTTTCCCACAATGTGTGTTTGATCATTGGGAGATGATGTCGTCTGATCCATTGGAAGCTGGATCCCAGGCTGCAGCACTTGTTACCGACATCCGTAAGAGGAAGGGATTGAAGGAGCAGATGACCCCACTATCCGAGTTTGAGGACAAGCTTTGA
- the LOC103412269 gene encoding elongation factor 2 isoform X1, which translates to MQVKFTAEELRRIMDYKHNIRNMSVIAHVDHGKSTLTDSLVAAAGIIAQEVAGDVRMTDTRADEAERGITIKSTGISLYYEMTDESLQRFKGERNGNEYLINLIDSPGHVDFSSEVTAALRITDGALVVVDCIEGVCVQTETVLRQALGERIRPVLTVNKMDRCFLELQVDGEEAYQTFQRVIENANVIMATYEDPLLGDVQVYPEKGTVAFSAGLHGWAFTLTNFAKMYASKFGVDESKMMERLWGENYFDPATKKWTSKNTGTATCKRGFVQFCYEPIKQIINTCMNDQKDKLWPMLTKLGVTMKSDEKDLMGKALMKRVMQTWLPASTALLEMMIFHLPSPSTAQRYRVENLYEGPLDDQYANAIRNCDPEGPLMLYVSKMIPASDKGRFFAFGRVFAGKVQTGLKVRIMGPNFVPGEKKDLYVKNVQRTVIWMGKRQETVEDVPCGNTVALVGLDQFITKNATLTNEKEVDAHPIRAMKFSVSPVVRVAVQCKVASDLPKLVEGLKRLAKSDPMVVCSIEESGEHIIAGAGELHLEICLKDLQDDFMGGAEIIKSDPVVSFRETVLDKSCRTVMSKSPNKHNRLYMEARPLEEGLPEAIDEGRIGPRDDPKIRSKILAEEFGWDKDLAKKIWCFGPETTGPNMVVDMCKGVQYLNEIKDSVVAGFQWASKEGALAEENMRGICFEVCDVVLHADAIHRGGGQVIPTARRVIYASQLTAKPRLLEPVYLVEIQAPEGALGGIYSVLNQKRGHVFEEMQRPGTPLYNIKAYLPVVESFGFSGQLRAATSGQAFPQCVFDHWEMMSSDPLEAGSQAAALVTDIRKRKGLKEQMTPLSEFEDKL; encoded by the exons ATGCAGGTGAAGTTCACAGCAGAGGAGCTCCGTAGGATTATGGACTACAAACATAACATCCGTAATATGTCTGTTATTGCGCACGTCGACCATG GGAAGTCAACCCTTACAGACTCTCTTGTTGCTGCTGCTGGTATCATTGCACAAGAAGTCGCCGGTGATGTCCGTATGACGGATACCCGTGCCGATGAAGCTGAGCGTGGTATCACAATTAAATCTACCGGTATCTCTCTGTACTATGAGATGACTGATGAGTCTTTGCAGAGGTTCAAGGGAGAGAGAAACGGAAATGAGTACCTCATCAATCTCATTGATTCCCCTGGGCACGTTGACTTTTCATCTGAGGTCACAGCTGCTCTGCGTATTACTGATGGTGCACTTGTGGTGGTGGATTGTATTGAGGGTGTGTGTGTCCAGACTGAGACTGTGCTCCGTCAAGCCTTGGGAGAGAGGATCAGGCCTGTTTTGACCGTTAACAAGATGGACAGGTGCTTCCTCGAGCTCCAGGTTGATGGAGAGGAGGCTTACCAGACATTCCAAAGGGTTATTGAGAATGCCAATGTCATTATGGCTACATATGAAGATCCACTTCTTGGTGATGTTCAGGTCTACCCAGAGAAAGGAACAGTCGCCTTCTCAGCTGGTTTGCACGGTTGGGCTTTCACTCTGACCAACTTCGCTAAGATGTATGCTTCCAAGTTTGGAGTTGATGAGTCAAAGATGATGGAAAGGCTCTGGGGTGAGAACTATTTTGACCCAGCTACGAAGAAATGGACCAGCAAGAACACCGGAACTGCAACCTGCAAGCGTGGTTTCGTTCAGTTCTGTTATGAGCCCATCAAGCAGATCATCAACACGTGCATGAATGATCAGAAGGATAAGTTGTGGCCCATGTTGACAAAGCTTGGTGTCACCATGAAGAGTGATGAGAAGGACCTGATGGGGAAGGCATTGATGAAGCGTGTTATGCAGACCTGGCTACCAGCTAGCACTGCTCTATTGGAAATGATGATCTTTCACCTTCCATCTCCTTCCACGGCTCAAAGGTACCGTGTTGAGAATTTGTATGAGGGTCCCCTTGATGATCAATATGCTAATGCCATCAGGAACTGTGACCCCGAAGGACCTCTTATGCTCTATGTGTCTAAGATGATTCCCGCTTCTGATAAGGGTAGATTCTTTGCCTTTGGCCGTGTCTTTGCTGGTAAAGTTCAGAcaggtttgaaggttagaatcATGGGTCCAAATTTTGTTCCTGGAGAGAAGAAGGATTTGTATGTCAAGAATGTACAGAGGACTGTTATTTGGATGGGAAAGAGACAAGAAACTGTTGAGGATGTTCCTTGCGGTAACACTGTTGCCTTGGTCGGTTTGGATCAGTTTATCACCAAGAATGCTACTTTAACAAATGAGAAGGAAGTGGATGCTCACCCTATTCGTGCTATGAAGTTCTCAGTTTCACCCGTCGTGCGTGTTGCTGTCCAGTGCAAGGTTGCATCTGACCTTCCCAAACTTGTTGAAGGTCTCAAGCGTTTGGCCAAGTCTGATCCTATGGTTGTCTGCTCCATTGAGGAGTCGGGAGAGCACATTATTGCTGGTGCTGGTGAACTGCATCTTGAGATCTGTTTGAAGGATCTGCAAGATGATTTTATGGGTGGTGCTGAGATTATAAAGTCTGACCCTGTTGTGTCCTTCCGTGAGACTGTCCTTGATAAGTCCTGCCGTACAGTGATGAGCAAGTCTCCAAACAAGCATAACCGTCTGTACATGGAAGCAAGGCCCCTTGAGGAAGGGCTTCCTGAGGCTATTGATGAAGGTCGCATTGGCCCAAGAGATGATCCCAAGATTCGTTCCAAGATCTTGGCTGAGGAGTTTGGTTGGGACAAGGATCTTGCTAAGAAAATCTGGTGTTTTGGTCCCGAGACCACTGGTCCTAACATGGTGGTCGACATGTGTAAGGGAGTCCAGTACCTTAATGAAATCAAGGATTCAGTTGTTGCTGGGTTCCAGTGGGCCTCAAAGGAAGGTGCATTGGCAGAAGAAAACATGAGAGGTATTTGCTTTGAAGTTTGTGATGTGGTTCTTCACGCTGATGCCATCCACAGAGGGGGAGGTCAGGTCATTCCAACTGCTCGGAGGGTCATCTATGCCTCTCAGCTCACAGCCAAGCCAAGGCTTCTCGAACCAGTGTATCTTGTTGAAATTCAAGCTCCAGAGGGGGCTCTTGGAGGTATATACAGTGTTCTGAATCAGAAACGTGGACACGTGTTTGAGGAGATGCAGAGGCCGGGAACTCCACTTTACAACATCAAGGCATACCTCCCCGTTGTCGAGTCCTTTGGATTCTCTGGTCAACTGAGGGCTGCAACTTCTGGACAGGCTTTCCCACAATGTGTGTTTGATCATTGGGAGATGATGTCGTCTGATCCATTGGAAGCTGGATCCCAGGCTGCAGCACTTGTTACCGACATCCGTAAGAGGAAGGGATTGAAGGAGCAGATGACCCCACTATCCGAGTTTGAGGACAAGCTTTGA